The following proteins are co-located in the Macadamia integrifolia cultivar HAES 741 chromosome 3, SCU_Mint_v3, whole genome shotgun sequence genome:
- the LOC122073614 gene encoding uncharacterized protein LOC122073614 yields the protein MASASSSSTGNAQNPKKSLGLIANAMKRKDSFIQLFVMTGIFLLSMRSLGQKYRINNLQEDTSALREEHETLTERMKSIKGGLTDEAALDSTGLFASRLRLLFADDE from the coding sequence ATGGCGTCTGCGTCTTCGAGCTCCACGGGGAacgcccaaaaccctaaaaagtcACTGGGGCTTATAGCAAACGCCATGAAAAGGAAAGATAGTTTTATCCAACTCTTCGTCATGACGGGAATCTTTCTACTGAGTATGAGATCTCTAGGCCAGAAGTATCGCATCAATAACCTCCAAGAAGACACTTCCGCCTTAAGGGAAGAGCATGAAACCCTTACCGAAAGGATGAAAAGCATCAAGGGTGGCCTTACCGACGAAGCAGCTCTCGATTCCACCGGTCTCTTCGCTTCCAGGCTGCGTCTGCTCTTTGCCGACGACGAGTGA
- the LOC122073373 gene encoding pentatricopeptide repeat-containing protein At2g13600-like, with product MARYVWIKNVVGDLSLPDSTTFAKLFDSCLRTKSLRDSHRVHARLIKTPFASEIFIQNRLIDVYAKCGCLDDAHKLFERMPEKNTFTWNSMISALTKSGFLDEAVSLFRLMPEPDQCSWNSMVSGFAQHDHFVEALEFFVKMHREDFVFNEYTFGSALSACAGLVHLKMGTQVHCSIFKSPFLADVFMGSALIDMYSKCGCVFSAQNIFDGMDARNLVSWNSLITCYEQNGPADEALKVFSRMLECGLEPDEVTLASVASACASLSTIREGSQIHARVIKSDKFSTDLVLGNALVDMYAKCSRIKEARFVFDRMPVRNVVSETSLVSGYAKAASVKAARLMFTKMTERNVVSWNALIAGYTQNGESEEAVRLFRLLKMESVWPTHYTFGNSLNACANLADLQLGRQVHSHILKHGFRFQSGPESDIFVGNSLVDMYTKCGSIEDGSRVFEKMVERDRVSWNAMIVGYAQNGYGNEALDFFRKMLESGEKPDHVTMIGVLCACSHTGLVEEGRQYFRSITIEHGLLPSKDHYTCMVDLLGRSGYLDEAMELIENMPMLPDTVLWGSLLAACKVHGNIKMGKHVAEKLLELDPKNSGPYVLLSNMHAELGRWGDVVRIRKLMRQRGVVKQPGCSWIEIQSKFHVFMVKDKKHPKRKEIYAFLRMLIEHMKQVGYVPETGSAAVEICEEPENLVLTTSCSQNEMLAVAALG from the coding sequence ATGGCCAGATATGTATGGATTAAAAATGTTGTTGGTGATCTTTCTCTCCCCGATTCGACCACCTTTGCCAAGCTCTTCGATTCATGCCTCCGAACAAAATCCTTGCGCGATAGTCATCGTGTTCATGCCCGCCTTATCAAAACCCCTTTTGCCTCAGAAATTTTCATTCAGAATCGGCTAATTGATGTGTATGCAAAATGCGGCTGTCTAGATGACGCCCACAAACTGTTTGAAAGAATGCCCGAGAAGAATACCTTCACATGGAATTCAATGATAAGTGCGTTAACGAAATCGGGTTTTCTTGATGAAGCTGTGTctctcttcaggttgatgccaGAGCCTGATCAATGCTCATGGAATTCAATGGTATCAGGTTTTGCTCAGCATGATCATTTTGTGGAAGCTCTGGAATTTTTTGTGAAGATGCACAGGGAAGATTTTGTATTCAATGAATACACGTTTGGTAGTGCTCTCAGTGCTTGTGCAGGGTTAGTCCATTTAAAAATGGGTACTCAAGTCCACTGTTCGATCTTCAAATCTCCATTCTTAGCTGATGTTTTTATGGGCTCTGCGCTTATTGACATGTATTCCAAATGTGGTTGTGTGTTCAGTGCTCAAAATATTTTTGATGGGATGGATGCCAGAAATCTAGTGTCATGGAACAGCTTGATCACTTGTTATGAACAGAATGGTCCAGCAGATGAGGCTCTGAAAGTTTTTTCGAGGATGTTGGAATGTGGGCTTGAACCAGATGAAGTCACACTGGCCAGTGTTGCTAGTGCTTGTGCTAGCTTGTCAACAATAAGAGAAGGTTCACAAATTCATGCACGTGTGATAAAATCTGATAAGTTCAGCACTGATCTAGTGCTAGGCAATGCATTGGTTGACATGTATGCAAAATGCAGTAGAATTAAAGAAGCAAGGTTTGTTTTTGATAGGATGCCTGTTCGAAATGTGGTGTCTGAGACCTCATTGGTCAGTGGTTATGCTAAGGCTGCAAGTGTGAAAGCTGCAAGATTAATGTTCACAAAGATGACAGAGAGGAATGTGGTATCCTGGAATGCACTCATAGCTGGTTATACACAGAATGGGGAAAGCGAAGAAGCAGTGAGACTGTTCCGTCTCTTAAAGATGGAATCTGTCTGGCCAACACATTACACCTTTGGAAATTCCCTTAATGCGTGTGCGAACCTTGCTGATCTACAGCTCGGCAGGCAGGTTCACAGTCATATTCTGAAGCATGGATTTCGATTTCAGTCAGGTCCAGAGTCTGATATCTTTGTGGGGAATTCTCTTGTGGACATGTACACAAAATGTGGATCGATTGAAGACGGCAGCCGTGTATTCGAAAAGATGGTTGAAAGAGATCGTGTTTCATGGAATGCCATGATTGTGGGTTATGCACAAAATGGGTATGGCAATGAAGCGCTTGACTTCTTCAGGAAAATGTTGGAGAGCGGGGAGAAACCAGACCATGTCACTATGATTGGAGTCCTATGTGCCTGTAGCCACACAGGCCTGGTTGAGGAGGGGCGTCAGTATTTCCGTTCGATTACTATAGAGCATGGTTTATTACCATCAAAGGACCATTATACTTGTATGGTTGATCTCCTTGGTCGCTCTGGTTACCTTGATGAAGCAATGGAGCTCATAGAGAACATGCCAATGCTGCCTGACACTGTACTCTGGGGGTCCTTGCTTGCAGCCTGTAAAGTTCATGGAAATATTAAGATGGGGAAGCATGTGGCTGAGAAGCTCTTGGAACTTGATCCCAAGAACTCTGGTCCATATGTTCTTCTCTCAAATATGCATGCTGAGCTTGGAAGATGGGGGGATGTTGTGAGAATAAGGAAGTTGATGAGACAGCGTGGGGTTGTTAAGCAGCCAGGCTGTAGCTGGATTGAAATACAAAGCAAGTTTCATGTTTTCATGGTAAAAGATAAAAAGCATCCAAAAAGGAAGGAAATATATGCATTTTTGAGGATGCTTATAGAGCATATGAAGCAAGTTGGGTACGTCCCAGAGACTGGATCTGCTGCTGTAGAGATCTGTGAGGAACCGGAGAATTTGGTATTAACTACTTCATGTTCTCAAAATGAAATGCTAGCAGTTGCAGCGTTAGGATAA
- the LOC122073613 gene encoding ubiquitin-like domain-containing protein CIP73, producing the protein MADDNSSDIASASEGTSGSSESTVELNVKTLDSQIYTFRVDRNIPVPLFKEKIANKIGVPVGQQRLIFRGKVLKDDHLLSEYHMEDGHTLHLVERQPTQSQPSPGTGSGGTSGSSDIHGNDANAGAPRNRVGQVSHSVVLGTFNLGDQGDGVVPDLTRIIGAVLSSIGLGNQTPTAGTNNVQPNIPPNASGHASQGVETEGTNTIGARSQAGNQVPPMQTSSNHSFPSLPQSLQFPITAGPLPLPSLHVPIPDSLTTLCEFMNRMEQALLLNGNQPNLSPNSVGDPPRVDLPSDARGLPTPEALAIVVRRAQQLLTGHAASALSHIAGRLEGEGASADPVIRNQIQTESVHVGQAMQHLGALLLELGRTMLTLRMGQSPVESVVNAGPAVYISPSGPNPIMVQPSAFQTSSLFAAPPTFANQGNLGTFGPGDAPRNVNIHIHAGAALAPGSLSVGTRASTGEPSQGERSNGDGSGDSAPARVLPVRNVIATAVPSRSSAEAAGHVLNVLYPIHARSQQANPVVSAPGQGSVVSVSNAAHAAGSGFSVSQAPPESQSLTNAVAEINAHVRNLVDNMRRENQAPSGQSEASTIEGSCSGSGTGDNAGDCWQECVVADEVQQASVSGRDCISEADGHRIKAEKFDDCHLNPECQSSNKDDRSGGLSSKEASGTSSVGSSSCCPRGESTIPSKSELVSENVAGSSQRHDPTKGAEPVPLGLGLGGLRPKRRSRMVKSEGKDAGGTSSTPPLNQNQETIASGKQVLQSLLSRGSNANRSSPTGVSVEQLPSVLGQIMGSMPLEGQGSNGQVDATSVMSQVLNSPALNGLLAGVSEQAGIGSPGVLRNMLQQFTQNPAMENTLNQIAQQVESQDIGNMFSGLGTGQGGGIDLSKMIQQMMPIVSQALTGSSTRPESLRSVNSEQQPRGNERRSSSDGRSNDRSSEIDLRQAALRIEHSDSPANVFHSVVENAVHMYSTGNDCENLVEALCSNSDLANEFMEMLHRSISRRLQLDSGSAD; encoded by the exons ATGGCGGATGATAATTCCTCTGATATTGCAAGTGCAAGTGAAGGTACCAGTGGAAGTTCGGAATCAACTGTTGAGCTCAATGTGAAGACCCTTGATTCACAGATATATACATTCCGTGTCGATAGAAAT ataCCTGTTCCATTGTTCAAGGAGAAAATAGCAAATAAAATTGGTGTCCCAGTTGGGCAGCAACGACTGATTTTTAGGGGAAAGGTCTTAAAGGATGATCACCTCCTCTCTGAGTACC ACATGGAAGATGGGCACACACTGCATTTAGTAGAAAGACAGCCTACCCAGTCACAGCCTTCACCTGGAACAGGCTCTGGAGGAACCAGTGGTAGTAGTGACATTCATG GAAATGATGCCAATGCTGGCGCTCCACGCAACCGGGTTGGACAAGTTTCACATAGTGTAGTTCTCGGAACCTTCAATCTTGGGGACCAAGGTGACGGGGTTGTTCCTGACCTTACTCGG ATTATTGGGGCAGTGCTGAGCTCTATTGGACTTGGGAACCAGACTCCCACTGCTGGGACTAACAATGTGCAACCCAATATACCA CCCAATGCTTCTGGTCATGCCTCCCAAGGTGTTGAAACAGAAGGAACAAATACTATAGGTGCCAGGAGCCAGGCAGGAAATCAAGTCCCTCCTATGCAGACTTCTTCGAATCACTCATTCCCATCACTGCCTCAATCTTTGCAATTCCCTATAACCGCGGGCCCCTTGCCTCTTCCTTCACTTCATGTG CCAATTCCTGATTCTTTAACCACTCTTTGTGAGTTTATGAACCGCATGGAGCAGGCATTATTACTCAATG GAAATCAACCAAATCTTTCACCTAACTCTGTTGGAGATCCACCGAGAGTGGATTTACCATCTGATGCGAGGGGATTGCCAACTCCTGAAGCATTGGCTATTGTTGTTCGGCGAGCACAACAACTTCTTACTGGTCATGCTGCATCTGCACTTTCT CATATTGCAGGACGTTTGGAAGGAGAGGGAGCTTCTGCTGATCCTGTCATACGCAACCAAATTCAGACGGAGTCGGTGCATGTAGGACAAGCAATGCAACATTTAGGTGCTCTGCTTTTAGAACTTGGTCGCACAATGCTGACACTACGTATGGGGCAGTCACCt GTTGAATCAGTTGTGAATGCTGGTCCTGCAGTTTATATATCTCCATCGGGGCCAAATCCTATAATGGTTCAG CCATCTGCTTTTCAAACTAGCTCCCTTTTTGCTGCTCCTCCTACTTTTGCAAATCAAGGAAACCTAGGGACGTTTGGTCCTGGAGATGCCCCCAGGAACGTAAACATTCATATACATGCTG GTGCAGCCCTTGCACCTGGTTCTTTATCAGTTGGTACCAGGGCATCCACTGGGGAACCCAGTCAAGGAGAACGTTCTAATGGGGATGGCTCAGGTGATTCAGCTCCTGCAAGGGTCCTGCCTGTGAGAAATGTCATTGCAACAGCTGTCCCTTCCAGATCCTCTGCAGAAGCAGCAGGCCATGTTCTAAACGTTTTATACCCAATTCATGCAAGATCTCAGCAGGCAAACCCTGTTGTTTCTGCCCCTGGACAAGGTTCTGTTGTAAGTGTATCTAATGCAGCACATGCTGCTGGTTCAGGCTTTTCTGTTTCCCAGGCACCACCTGAATCACAATCCCTCACTAATGCTGTGGCTGAAATAAATGCACACGTTAGAAATCTTGTTGATAACAtgaggagagaaaatcaagctCCATCAG GCCAATCAGAAGCTTCAACAATTGAGGGTTCATGCAGTGGATCTGGTACAGGAGACAATGCAGGGGATTGTTGGCAGGAATGCGTAGTTGCTGATGAAGTTCAACAGGCCAGTGTATCTGGACGTGATTGCATTTCTGAAGCAGATGGGCATCGG ATAAAGGCTGAGAAATTTGATGACTGCCATCTCAATCCTGAGTGCCAATCCAGTAACAAGGATGATAGAAGTGGTGGTTTGAGTTCCAAAGAAGCATCTGGGACCAGCTCTGTTGGAAGTTCTTCATGCTGCCCAAGGGGAGAATCAACAATTCCCTCCAAATCAGAACTTGTTTCAGAGAATGTGGCAGGATCAAGCCAGAGACATGATCCTACTAAGGGTGCTGAACCAGTTCCTTTGGGATTAGGTCTTGGGGGTTTGAGACCCAAG AGACGAAGCAGGATGGTAAAATCAGAAGGGAAGGATGCTGGGGGAACATCCAGTACACCTCCTCTCAATCAGAATCAAGAAACGATCGCCAGTGGGAAACAAGTGTTGCAGTCTCTTCTGTCCCGGGGCTCCAATGCAAATCGGTCTAGCCCAACTGGTGTTTCTGTGGAACAGCTGCCTTCTGTACTAGGACAGATTATGGGTAGTATGCCATTAGAAGGGCAAGGTTCCAATGGCCAAGTAGATGCAACTAGTGTGATGTCTCAGGTTCTCAACAGTCCGGCTCTAAATGGTTTATTGGCTGGGGTGTCGGAGCAAGCAGGGATTGGTTCACCTGGGGTCTTGAGAAATATGTTGCAGCAATTCACTCAGAACCCAGCAATGGAGAATACTCTTAATCAGATTGCCCAGCAGGTTGAAAGCCAAGACATTGGCAACATGTTTTCAGGGTTGGGTACTGGCCAAGGCGGTGGCATTGATTTGTCAAAGATGATTCAACAGATGATGCCAATCGTGTCCCAGGCTCTTACTGGGAGTTCAACCCGGCCAGAATCTTTACGCTCCGTCAACTCTGAACAGCAGCCACGGGGTAATGAGCGGAGGTCATCTAGTGATGGCAGATCAAATGATAGAAGTTCTGAG ATTGACCTCCGGCAGGCTGCACTGAGGATTGAGCACAGTGATTCACCTGCAAATGTCTTCCATTCTGTGGTTGAAAATGCTGTCCATATGTATAGCACTGGAAATGATTGTGAAAATCTTGTAGAAGCACTTTGCAGCAACAGTGATCTTGCTAAT GAATTTATGGAGATGCTACACCGCAGCATCAGTCGGCGACTTCAGTTGGATTCTGGATCTGCAGACTAA